The following are encoded together in the Thalassomonas haliotis genome:
- a CDS encoding TonB-dependent receptor, giving the protein MFKSPLVIAISAALYQPLAFSFANDLEHITVTSDFRQQSLAEVPVSVAVIDQQQIIDEGGQHFEEVINKVANLNFAGGTSRPKYFQIRGVGERSEYRGAPNSSVGFILDDIDMSGLGMAANMYDVGQVEVLRGPQGTRYGANALAGLIYIQSNAPTETFEHGVQTTLGDDDLQTYSGYSSGPVTDKLFYRAVFEQHKQNGYRDNKYLGRDDSNGIDEFTGKLKLRYLASDELTLDFTYLHADLDNGFDAWTLDNNGFDTLSDQPGVDNQQSDGLAVKARYTGFEQFALTSITSMSDTDHQHAYDGDWANPEYWQSKPCVDYYDKNGNGESDDIIGCTYDYLWDKRAERTSYSQEIRLSSNRSGRLFNGSTDWLGGIYFSKLDEENDLDSSYNGWPDEVLDSEYQAKNAAIFGQLDSELSQGYQLSVGLRLEHRSTDYDDSKGDEFSPSENMWGGHLALSKQLNNKHGAYARLSKGYKAGGFNMDLPAELSRYKEFDTETLINYELGLKSQFAGPGLSTNLAVFYMDRQDQQVNASQQNPDEPQRFIIYTANAASSTSYGVEFDLNWTINQQLSFDASIGYLNARYDDYAYQDKYGSEVDISERELAHAPEYTYSAGLTYRADNGWFSHVSLSGKSDFYYSDSHDEKADGSNLVNARIGYEADQWAVYLWARNLSDEKYGTRGFYFGNEPDLDWASKKYVRYGAPRQLGITASYEF; this is encoded by the coding sequence ATGTTTAAATCTCCACTGGTTATCGCCATAAGCGCGGCCTTGTACCAACCCCTTGCCTTTTCATTTGCAAATGATCTTGAGCACATTACAGTCACCTCAGATTTTCGCCAGCAGAGCCTGGCGGAAGTACCTGTGAGTGTGGCGGTGATCGATCAGCAGCAAATTATCGACGAAGGCGGCCAGCACTTTGAAGAAGTGATCAATAAGGTGGCCAACCTTAACTTTGCCGGCGGTACCTCCAGGCCTAAATATTTCCAGATCCGCGGGGTAGGTGAGCGCTCTGAATATCGCGGCGCGCCAAATTCCTCTGTTGGCTTTATTCTTGATGATATCGACATGTCAGGTTTAGGCATGGCGGCGAATATGTATGATGTCGGCCAGGTTGAAGTCTTACGTGGTCCGCAGGGCACGCGTTATGGCGCCAATGCCCTTGCCGGACTGATTTACATCCAGTCAAATGCCCCGACGGAAACCTTCGAGCACGGCGTGCAAACCACCTTGGGGGATGATGATTTGCAGACCTATAGCGGTTACAGCTCGGGCCCTGTGACCGATAAGTTATTTTACCGGGCGGTGTTTGAGCAGCATAAGCAAAACGGTTACCGGGACAACAAATACCTGGGCCGTGACGATAGCAATGGTATTGATGAATTCACCGGCAAGTTAAAGCTGCGCTATTTGGCCTCAGATGAGCTGACTTTGGACTTTACCTACCTGCATGCGGATTTAGACAATGGTTTTGATGCCTGGACCTTAGACAATAATGGCTTTGATACCTTATCGGATCAGCCGGGTGTCGATAACCAGCAATCGGACGGACTGGCAGTTAAAGCCAGGTATACCGGTTTTGAGCAGTTTGCCTTAACGTCAATCACCAGCATGAGCGATACCGATCACCAACACGCTTATGACGGCGACTGGGCCAACCCTGAGTACTGGCAGAGCAAGCCGTGCGTGGATTATTACGATAAAAACGGCAACGGCGAGTCCGATGATATCATCGGCTGTACTTACGACTACCTTTGGGATAAACGGGCGGAGCGCACCAGCTACAGTCAGGAAATCCGGTTAAGTTCTAACCGGTCGGGTCGGCTTTTTAACGGCAGCACCGACTGGCTCGGCGGCATCTATTTCAGCAAGCTTGATGAAGAAAACGATCTCGACTCCAGTTATAACGGCTGGCCGGATGAAGTACTGGACTCAGAGTACCAGGCCAAAAATGCCGCTATTTTTGGCCAGCTCGACAGTGAATTGAGCCAGGGCTATCAGCTGTCTGTCGGTTTGCGCCTGGAACATCGCAGCACAGATTATGATGACAGCAAGGGAGATGAATTTTCGCCTTCTGAAAACATGTGGGGCGGCCATCTTGCCCTGAGCAAGCAGTTAAACAATAAGCACGGCGCTTATGCCCGGCTCTCCAAAGGTTATAAGGCCGGTGGTTTTAATATGGACTTGCCGGCTGAGCTGAGCCGTTATAAAGAGTTTGATACCGAAACCCTGATCAACTACGAGCTGGGATTAAAAAGCCAGTTTGCCGGGCCGGGATTAAGCACTAACCTTGCCGTGTTTTATATGGACAGGCAAGATCAGCAGGTTAATGCCTCGCAGCAAAACCCGGACGAGCCGCAGCGTTTTATTATTTATACCGCCAATGCCGCCAGTTCAACCAGTTACGGGGTCGAGTTTGATCTCAACTGGACCATCAATCAGCAATTGAGCTTTGATGCCAGTATCGGTTATTTAAATGCCCGTTACGATGATTATGCCTATCAGGATAAATACGGCAGCGAAGTGGATATTTCCGAGCGCGAACTGGCCCATGCCCCGGAATATACCTACAGCGCCGGGCTGACCTACCGCGCCGATAACGGCTGGTTCAGCCATGTCAGCTTATCCGGCAAGAGTGATTTTTATTACTCCGACAGCCATGACGAGAAAGCCGACGGCAGTAACCTGGTGAATGCCCGTATCGGTTATGAAGCAGACCAGTGGGCGGTTTATCTGTGGGCCCGCAACCTGAGCGATGAAAAATACGGCACCCGGGGGTTTTATTTCGGCAATGAGCCGGATCTTGACTGGGCCAGCAAAAAATATGTCCGCTACGGCGCGCCGCGTCAGTTGGGTATTACCGCGAGTTATGAATTTTAA
- a CDS encoding VOC family protein: MKAAFNPGKNIAIKTPAHEYAQVVHFYQEILGFKPLADNASDPFESVCFAFGDKVLWIDKITGLSQSEIWLEIISDDIAAAKKYLEQAGCHIRNEIEPLPDALNAFWLSSPANIIHLVTDK, from the coding sequence ATGAAAGCAGCCTTTAATCCGGGAAAGAATATCGCCATCAAAACCCCCGCACATGAATATGCCCAGGTAGTTCATTTTTACCAGGAGATATTGGGATTCAAACCATTAGCCGATAATGCCAGCGATCCCTTTGAGTCCGTTTGTTTTGCCTTTGGCGATAAAGTGCTTTGGATAGATAAAATAACCGGGCTCAGTCAATCCGAAATCTGGCTGGAAATTATCTCAGACGATATAGCGGCGGCGAAAAAGTACCTTGAACAAGCCGGTTGCCACATCAGAAACGAGATCGAACCGCTGCCGGATGCCCTCAATGCTTTCTGGCTCAGCAGTCCGGCGAATATCATTCATTTAGTCACCGATAAATAA
- a CDS encoding daptide-type RiPP, with translation MTFEEIEIVDAPSDAEFWGGVAGGVVVGVAVGLLFVS, from the coding sequence ATGACTTTTGAAGAAATTGAAATCGTAGATGCACCATCTGATGCTGAATTTTGGGGCGGTGTCGCCGGTGGCGTAGTGGTCGGGGTAGCGGTTGGTTTACTGTTTGTTTCGTAA
- a CDS encoding HesA/MoeB/ThiF family protein, with protein MNSANSYHFNPFSFVTRINDEILINTVPHNRATFSADFQPVIDFFLQKEELSKEEILKCIAPSRLEELVSKRILLEGPAQKLEGRYSRQLGYFTMISKQPEAVQEQLQGSHALILGVGAIGSHICWNLAAIGVGKITLLDFDTIEESNLNRQLMYTPQDIDRVKVDVLAQRIREFNPEIQVATLNQKITCQADVEALLPGVNLLVKAIDSPEDSMAWVNAACVKAEVPYVTGGFLDYTAVAGPNYIPGKSSCFACQGDAGDVQRLHGTGPTFGPLTTLVTSMLSMIAFKILIGKADGYANKVYMYNADNGSWDMEQVTPALACKVCGASPAKPEQDTAALISKPLVMFRSLFVAVLILTVILGEIYQQPLVGVMTFFGIFIAIPVVKKIHADDLLKTRREFFVMTCIYIGFSLIGLVIGNITDESFVLPTSLRGIFDTMQLISATIIQATISIAIIFLSLCGVMEYGPKLVNFLNEDL; from the coding sequence ATGAACAGCGCCAACAGTTACCACTTTAATCCTTTTTCCTTTGTTACCCGGATTAACGATGAGATCTTGATCAATACTGTGCCCCACAACCGGGCCACCTTTTCGGCAGACTTTCAGCCGGTTATCGACTTCTTTTTGCAAAAAGAGGAACTTAGCAAGGAAGAGATTTTAAAATGTATCGCGCCGTCGCGCCTGGAAGAGCTAGTATCAAAACGTATCTTGCTTGAAGGCCCGGCGCAAAAACTCGAAGGCCGCTATTCGCGCCAGCTCGGCTATTTCACTATGATTTCCAAACAGCCGGAGGCGGTGCAGGAGCAGCTGCAAGGCTCCCATGCCCTGATCCTCGGGGTGGGCGCCATCGGCAGCCATATCTGCTGGAACCTGGCGGCAATAGGGGTTGGTAAAATTACCCTGCTGGATTTTGACACCATAGAAGAAAGTAATTTGAACCGCCAGCTGATGTATACCCCCCAAGATATCGACCGGGTAAAAGTGGACGTACTGGCACAAAGAATCCGGGAATTTAACCCGGAAATTCAAGTGGCAACCCTAAACCAGAAAATCACCTGTCAGGCGGATGTTGAAGCCCTGCTGCCCGGCGTCAATTTGCTGGTGAAAGCCATCGACAGCCCGGAAGATTCCATGGCCTGGGTCAATGCCGCCTGCGTGAAAGCCGAAGTGCCCTATGTCACCGGCGGCTTTTTAGACTATACCGCCGTGGCCGGTCCCAATTATATTCCCGGCAAGTCCAGTTGTTTTGCCTGCCAGGGAGACGCCGGCGATGTCCAGCGCTTACACGGCACCGGGCCGACTTTTGGCCCGCTGACCACACTGGTCACGTCCATGCTGTCGATGATCGCCTTTAAAATATTGATCGGCAAAGCCGACGGCTACGCCAACAAGGTCTATATGTACAATGCCGACAACGGCAGCTGGGACATGGAACAGGTCACTCCGGCACTAGCCTGCAAAGTCTGCGGGGCAAGCCCGGCCAAACCCGAGCAAGACACGGCTGCCCTGATCAGCAAGCCCCTGGTGATGTTTCGCAGCCTGTTTGTCGCCGTGCTGATACTCACAGTGATCCTCGGGGAGATTTACCAGCAGCCCCTGGTCGGGGTCATGACCTTTTTCGGCATCTTTATCGCCATCCCCGTGGTGAAAAAAATTCACGCCGACGACCTGTTAAAAACCCGGCGCGAGTTTTTTGTGATGACCTGCATCTATATAGGTTTTAGCCTTATCGGCCTGGTCATAGGCAATATCACGGACGAGAGCTTTGTCCTGCCGACAAGCCTCAGGGGCATATTCGACACTATGCAGCTGATCAGCGCGACCATCATTCAGGCGACAATCAGCATCGCCATCATCTTTTTATCCCTGTGCGGCGTAATGGAATATGGCCCTAAGCTGGTTAATTTCCTCAATGAGGATTTATAG
- a CDS encoding YIP1 family protein, protein MNIINIYTGLLFSPQQAFAQALRLKVITLFFPLAAALVITALLNTYYYAAVDMPWLLERMVADIPDDQKQTVLDSLSKGRLLGISLVGVVFLTVSINLFRAFIYWFVLKVKGEAQRFVRLFAIVMWSTAPLLLILPAGMLNIYLSAGQALLPNDVNPVSLNQLFFKLSGDSDWGQLLSTFSLINIWEIFLIIIGLKLATSLSIKQSFAIALVPELVIYGLWITTLLL, encoded by the coding sequence ATGAACATTATCAATATATACACAGGCCTGTTGTTCTCTCCCCAGCAGGCATTTGCGCAAGCCTTACGGTTAAAAGTGATTACCTTATTTTTCCCTTTGGCTGCCGCCTTAGTGATCACCGCCCTGCTCAATACCTATTATTATGCCGCCGTGGATATGCCCTGGTTGCTTGAGCGCATGGTGGCTGACATTCCCGACGACCAGAAACAAACGGTATTAGACTCGCTGTCAAAAGGCCGCCTGCTCGGCATCAGCCTGGTGGGGGTGGTTTTTCTCACCGTTTCCATTAATTTATTCCGGGCTTTTATCTACTGGTTTGTGCTCAAAGTCAAAGGAGAAGCTCAACGTTTTGTCCGCCTGTTTGCCATCGTCATGTGGTCTACTGCGCCGCTGCTGCTGATATTACCCGCCGGGATGTTAAATATTTACCTGAGCGCAGGCCAGGCCCTGTTGCCGAACGACGTCAACCCGGTATCGCTGAACCAGTTGTTCTTTAAGCTCTCGGGGGATTCTGACTGGGGCCAGCTGCTGTCGACTTTTAGTTTGATCAACATCTGGGAGATCTTTTTGATCATTATCGGCCTGAAACTGGCAACCTCGCTGTCCATCAAACAGTCTTTTGCCATCGCCCTTGTTCCTGAGCTCGTTATCTACGGCCTTTGGATAACAACTTTGCTGTTATAA
- a CDS encoding efflux RND transporter periplasmic adaptor subunit, translating into MSKLFWSLAMVFILASPLLLRVFSQAHEVDVEVDRVTNRVIRDSVLSSGNLVYNEEARLTPEIIARVTSVQVVEGDKVEKGQPLIYLEDLALKEVIFLQQAQVAIDVENVDRQQINVNNLQARFERIARLLDKGIITRENYDDAYYQLKAARSDLEASKLNVKRSKAALKQARQRLRQTVIKAPMSGTVVAVSIKPGETAVPSTTGIPGSSLITIANEASIAVDLNVDENDIGNLSINGEAYISCPTLPEGGLKGQISEIAIAPRNASQAFAANDATGRSYSVKVALLEKRPAQLRSGMSCRAKIYTSNPDPALTVPVQAIMSERLTDDDGVSLPRGQRSKGKKYVFVASKGRTEKRTVVTGAADDEYQEVKLGLKANEKIVIGPSRTLSSLQDKTPIVEIQSQGESYALLN; encoded by the coding sequence ATGAGTAAGCTATTTTGGAGCCTGGCCATGGTCTTTATTCTGGCATCCCCTTTACTGCTGCGTGTCTTTAGCCAGGCCCACGAGGTTGATGTCGAAGTAGACCGGGTAACAAACCGGGTGATCCGCGACTCAGTGCTCTCTTCCGGCAACTTAGTCTATAACGAAGAAGCCCGGCTGACCCCGGAAATCATCGCCCGGGTCACTTCGGTGCAGGTGGTGGAAGGAGACAAGGTAGAAAAAGGCCAGCCGCTGATTTACCTGGAAGACTTAGCTCTTAAGGAAGTGATCTTTTTACAGCAGGCCCAGGTGGCTATTGATGTCGAAAATGTCGACCGCCAGCAAATCAATGTTAACAATTTACAGGCCAGGTTCGAGCGCATCGCCCGCCTGCTTGATAAGGGGATTATTACCCGGGAAAACTATGACGATGCTTACTACCAGCTAAAAGCGGCCAGGTCGGATCTTGAGGCGAGCAAACTTAATGTCAAACGCTCGAAAGCCGCTTTAAAACAGGCCAGGCAAAGGCTGCGGCAAACCGTGATTAAAGCGCCTATGTCCGGCACTGTGGTGGCGGTAAGCATCAAACCCGGGGAAACGGCGGTGCCCAGCACCACGGGCATTCCCGGTTCAAGTTTGATCACCATAGCAAACGAAGCCTCGATTGCGGTGGATCTCAATGTTGATGAAAATGATATCGGCAACCTGTCCATAAACGGCGAAGCCTATATCAGTTGCCCGACCTTGCCCGAAGGCGGTTTAAAAGGGCAGATCAGCGAAATAGCCATAGCGCCGCGCAATGCCTCACAGGCTTTCGCCGCCAACGATGCCACCGGCCGCTCTTATTCGGTGAAAGTCGCGCTGTTGGAAAAGCGCCCGGCACAACTGCGCAGCGGCATGTCGTGCCGGGCCAAGATATATACCAGCAATCCCGACCCGGCGTTAACCGTACCGGTACAGGCCATTATGAGCGAACGCTTAACGGATGACGACGGTGTCAGCTTGCCAAGGGGCCAGCGCAGCAAAGGCAAAAAATATGTTTTTGTTGCCAGCAAGGGCCGCACCGAAAAACGCACGGTTGTCACCGGGGCTGCCGATGACGAATACCAGGAAGTTAAACTCGGCTTAAAAGCAAATGAGAAAATTGTGATCGGGCCATCGCGCACGCTCAGCTCGCTGCAAGATAAAACACCTATTGTCGAAATACAGAGCCAAGGGGAAAGTTATGCCCTGCTTAATTAA
- a CDS encoding ABC transporter ATP-binding protein has protein sequence MPCLINLSGITKKYHLGGRDIFALHQLDLSIQTNEYLAIIGASGSGKSTLMNILGCLDRPSFGSYALDGKDISQMSDNALSQVRNRKIGFIFQSFNLIPNLTALQNVMQPLVFWRLAQKEKIAMAQAELARVGLSEREMHLPSELSGGQRQRIAIARALVTRPSLLLADEPTGNLDSKTTADIMKLFDRLHDEGQTVVLVTHDQDIASRCQRSITLVDGRIARDEHQDKANSLHRVTDADTLTRQALLL, from the coding sequence ATGCCCTGCTTAATTAATCTCTCGGGTATCACCAAAAAATACCACCTCGGCGGACGTGATATTTTTGCCCTTCACCAGCTGGATCTCAGTATTCAAACCAATGAATATCTCGCCATTATCGGCGCATCCGGCTCCGGCAAGTCGACCCTGATGAATATTCTCGGCTGCCTCGACCGGCCGTCTTTTGGCAGCTATGCCCTAGACGGCAAAGATATCAGCCAGATGTCGGACAATGCACTTTCCCAGGTACGCAACCGTAAAATAGGTTTTATTTTTCAAAGCTTTAATTTAATCCCTAACCTGACGGCACTGCAAAATGTGATGCAGCCGTTAGTGTTCTGGCGTTTAGCGCAAAAAGAAAAAATCGCCATGGCGCAAGCCGAACTGGCGCGGGTTGGCCTGAGCGAGCGGGAAATGCACCTGCCGAGCGAATTATCCGGCGGCCAGAGACAACGCATTGCCATTGCCCGGGCACTGGTCACCCGCCCCTCTTTGCTGCTGGCAGATGAACCGACCGGCAACCTGGATAGCAAGACCACAGCGGATATCATGAAACTGTTCGACCGCCTGCACGATGAGGGGCAAACCGTGGTGCTGGTGACACACGATCAGGATATCGCAAGCCGCTGCCAGCGCAGCATTACCCTGGTCGACGGCCGGATTGCCCGGGATGAACACCAAGATAAAGCCAACTCCCTTCATCGGGTGACTGACGCAGACACGCTAACCCGCCAGGCGCTATTATTATGA
- a CDS encoding ABC transporter permease encodes MIHVFYQCFIQAINSIRSRVSRSLITSIGIVVSVASVITVVSIIQGMSYSIMRNFDGLGANVLTIQSDTSFQQRLLGEFNRLTMADYIRIKRHFNGAGRIIPSFSPFGQFGALISSNGQESQTRVVAVTSSYKEATQVFPSTGRFITDSDNTSSRKVCIIGDRVRKNLKLPQNPIGEFIEVGGTSLKVVGVMEKRGDIFGLSQDDYIVVPFTIGQRLLPNESMQDITILFNVDDISRLRTLQVEIEDLLRQTHELSPSQEDDFRVQTPQQLTQSITSIMDTITLVLGGVVGISLIVSGIGIMNTMLMSVSERTREIGICKALGFGRHVILLQYLIEAVILSFLGGVVGLLCGWLCGFLAMLFIPGLPEPIIPLWAVTLALAFSSFIGLIFGVVPAAKASDLDPITALRYE; translated from the coding sequence ATGATACACGTTTTCTATCAATGCTTTATCCAGGCAATAAACAGCATCCGCTCGCGGGTATCGCGCAGCCTGATCACCTCAATCGGCATAGTGGTCAGTGTCGCCTCTGTTATCACGGTTGTCTCCATTATCCAGGGCATGTCTTACTCCATCATGAGAAATTTTGACGGTTTAGGCGCCAATGTGCTGACCATACAGTCGGACACCTCGTTTCAGCAAAGGCTGCTGGGGGAATTTAACCGCCTGACCATGGCCGATTATATCCGCATCAAAAGGCATTTTAACGGCGCCGGGCGCATCATTCCCTCGTTTTCCCCCTTCGGGCAATTCGGCGCATTGATTTCCAGCAACGGCCAGGAAAGCCAGACCCGGGTAGTGGCGGTAACTTCTTCCTACAAGGAAGCGACCCAGGTTTTTCCTTCGACCGGGCGTTTTATTACCGACAGCGACAATACCTCCTCGCGTAAGGTTTGTATTATCGGCGACCGGGTCAGAAAAAATTTAAAACTGCCACAAAACCCTATCGGCGAATTTATCGAGGTCGGCGGCACTTCCCTCAAAGTAGTCGGCGTGATGGAAAAACGCGGCGATATCTTCGGCTTAAGCCAGGACGACTATATAGTAGTGCCCTTTACCATAGGCCAGCGGCTGTTGCCGAATGAAAGCATGCAGGACATCACCATATTATTCAATGTCGATGATATCTCCAGATTGCGCACCTTGCAGGTAGAAATCGAAGACCTGCTCAGGCAAACCCATGAGTTGTCACCGAGTCAGGAAGATGATTTTCGGGTACAAACGCCGCAGCAGTTAACCCAGTCCATCACCAGCATTATGGACACTATTACTTTAGTGCTCGGCGGCGTGGTCGGTATCTCGTTAATTGTCAGCGGCATCGGCATTATGAATACCATGCTGATGTCGGTTTCCGAGCGCACCCGGGAAATCGGCATATGCAAGGCGCTGGGCTTTGGCCGCCATGTGATCCTGCTGCAATATCTGATAGAAGCGGTGATTTTATCCTTCCTCGGCGGCGTGGTGGGTTTGCTGTGCGGCTGGCTGTGTGGCTTTTTGGCCATGCTGTTTATTCCCGGGCTGCCAGAGCCGATCATCCCTTTGTGGGCGGTCACCCTGGCGCTGGCCTTTTCGAGTTTTATCGGCCTTATTTTTGGCGTGGTGCCTGCGGCCAAGGCCTCAGATCTGGATCCTATCACCGCACTGCGTTATGAATAA